A genomic region of Geothrix edaphica contains the following coding sequences:
- a CDS encoding outer membrane beta-barrel protein, producing the protein MMIRSTLRYLALGALLAGTSLVAQETQKTWTAGASLTSALDGLKEVTHNTTGFVVDFGYNGHLGNSTVPFRASLGYQYFPGSDHLGLKQSLTSFQVAGDIFIASPWTDLQFITGLSINKYKVKSEAAGLGSSTDNVKGPKFGARLGLEYRFTPAWSGQLLVQMTELGTDATRTTGINPSWVQAGVKFHF; encoded by the coding sequence ATGATGATTCGATCCACTCTTCGGTACCTGGCCCTCGGGGCCCTTCTCGCTGGCACGAGTCTCGTGGCCCAGGAGACACAGAAAACCTGGACTGCTGGGGCGAGCCTGACTTCCGCCCTGGACGGCCTCAAGGAGGTCACCCACAACACCACCGGGTTTGTGGTGGACTTCGGGTACAACGGCCACCTCGGCAATAGCACCGTGCCGTTCCGGGCCAGCCTGGGCTACCAGTATTTCCCGGGCAGCGATCATCTCGGCCTGAAGCAGAGCCTCACCAGCTTCCAGGTGGCCGGGGACATCTTCATCGCCTCCCCCTGGACAGACCTGCAGTTCATCACGGGCCTGTCGATCAATAAGTACAAGGTGAAGTCCGAGGCGGCCGGGCTTGGAAGCTCGACCGACAACGTCAAGGGCCCTAAGTTTGGCGCCCGACTGGGGCTTGAGTACCGCTTCACGCCCGCCTGGTCCGGTCAGTTGCTGGTCCAGATGACTGAATTGGGCACGGATGCCACTAGGACCACCGGCATCAATCCTTCCTGGGTTCAGGCCGGGGTGAAGTTCCACTTCTAG